In one window of Gloeocapsa sp. DLM2.Bin57 DNA:
- a CDS encoding SIMPL domain-containing protein has product MKDSQPFPQLLAGLTILSLSLVISSWIATTGLKTIRRADDVLVVTGSAKQPITSDYIIWRFSVSTQQQDPQSAYQDLMRQTAILRAYLKTQQVPDEVITVSAIESYSIPEVDYNGRETGEILAYRLTQRFEIRSSDVDKYTDLSQTSSELLAQGINLYSESPQYLYTQLDQLRVEMVAEATKDAKARAEAIAESTGIEVGSLRAARTGVFQITSRNSTDVSDYGIYDTSSVEKDITAVVSVTLAIK; this is encoded by the coding sequence ATGAAAGACTCTCAACCCTTTCCACAATTATTAGCGGGATTAACGATTTTATCTTTATCTTTAGTGATCAGTTCTTGGATTGCTACTACAGGGTTAAAAACAATTAGACGAGCTGATGATGTTCTAGTTGTCACTGGATCGGCTAAACAACCTATTACTTCTGATTATATTATTTGGCGCTTTTCAGTATCTACTCAACAACAAGATCCTCAGTCAGCATATCAAGATTTGATGAGACAAACCGCAATTTTGCGAGCTTATCTCAAAACACAACAAGTACCTGATGAAGTTATCACCGTTAGCGCTATTGAATCCTATTCTATTCCCGAAGTAGATTATAATGGCAGAGAAACAGGAGAGATTCTCGCTTATCGCTTAACTCAACGTTTTGAAATTCGTTCCAGTGATGTAGATAAATATACTGACTTATCCCAAACTTCTTCAGAATTACTAGCCCAGGGTATAAATCTCTATTCTGAATCACCACAATATCTCTATACTCAATTAGATCAATTACGAGTAGAAATGGTAGCAGAAGCTACTAAAGATGCTAAAGCTAGAGCTGAAGCGATCGCCGAAAGTACAGGAATAGAAGTAGGATCCCTACGCGCTGCTCGAACTGGAGTTTTTCAAATTACTAGTCGCAATTCTACCGATGTCAGTGACTATGGTATTTATGATACTTCTTCTGTTGAAAAAGATATTACTGCTGTAGTGTCTGTAACCTTGGCAATAAAGTAG
- a CDS encoding M24 family metallopeptidase translates to MQIPASEYAQRRQQLMAKIGKGTAIFRSAPTAVMHNDVEYLYRQDSDFFYLTGFNEAEAVAVLAPHHAEHQFILFVQPKNPELETWTGYRLGVEAAKEALGADLVYSIADIEKELPQYLATAERIYYHLGRDHTFNQLILSIWQKLLATIPRRGTGPVGIEDPSLILHPLRQIKSDAEIEMMRIATGISAIAHNRAREFTQVGQYEYQVQAEIEHTFRLNGAFGPAYPSIVASGDNACILHYTENNRQIQAGDLLLIDAGCSFGYYNGDITRTFAVDGKFTAEQQAIYDLVLEAQLKAIEQVKAGNTYNQFHDTAVAVIVEGLLELGLLVGDKEEIITQEKYKPFYMHRTGHWLGLDVHDVGLYKTNPENWQVLQPGHILTVEPGIYIAPNFQPAEGQPDVPSHWRGIGVRIEDDVLVTPTGNEVLTAAVAK, encoded by the coding sequence ATGCAAATACCAGCTAGTGAATACGCACAACGTCGTCAACAATTAATGGCAAAAATCGGTAAAGGAACAGCTATCTTTCGTAGCGCTCCTACCGCAGTGATGCACAATGATGTAGAATATCTCTATCGTCAGGACAGTGACTTTTTTTATCTGACAGGGTTTAACGAAGCAGAAGCAGTAGCAGTATTAGCCCCCCATCACGCCGAACATCAGTTTATTCTCTTTGTTCAACCAAAAAACCCCGAACTAGAAACCTGGACTGGTTACCGTTTAGGAGTAGAAGCAGCTAAAGAAGCATTAGGAGCAGATCTAGTCTATTCTATTGCAGATATCGAGAAAGAATTACCTCAATATCTAGCCACAGCAGAACGAATCTATTATCATTTAGGACGCGATCACACCTTTAATCAACTGATTCTCTCCATTTGGCAAAAATTATTAGCGACAATCCCTAGAAGAGGTACAGGACCTGTAGGAATCGAAGATCCTAGCTTGATTCTTCACCCCCTACGTCAGATTAAAAGTGACGCAGAAATAGAAATGATGCGCATCGCTACCGGTATCTCAGCGATCGCCCATAATCGCGCTCGTGAATTTACCCAAGTAGGACAATACGAGTATCAGGTGCAAGCAGAAATCGAACATACCTTCCGTCTCAATGGAGCTTTTGGTCCTGCTTATCCCTCAATCGTTGCATCTGGTGATAATGCTTGTATCCTACACTATACCGAAAATAATCGCCAAATTCAAGCAGGAGATTTACTCTTAATCGACGCGGGTTGCTCTTTTGGTTACTATAACGGCGATATTACCCGTACTTTTGCTGTAGATGGTAAATTCACAGCTGAACAACAAGCTATATATGATCTAGTTTTAGAAGCTCAACTCAAAGCTATTGAGCAGGTAAAAGCAGGAAATACTTACAACCAGTTTCATGATACCGCAGTAGCAGTAATCGTAGAAGGTTTACTAGAGTTAGGATTACTGGTAGGAGACAAAGAAGAAATCATCACCCAAGAAAAATATAAACCCTTTTATATGCACCGTACAGGACATTGGCTAGGTTTAGACGTTCACGACGTAGGATTATATAAAACTAATCCCGAAAATTGGCAAGTACTCCAACCAGGACATATACTTACAGTCGAACCGGGTATTTACATCGCTCCTAATTTCCAACCCGCAGAAGGTCAACCAGATGTACCCTCCCATTGGCGTGGTATTGGTGTTCGCATCGAAGATGATGTCTTAGTTACTCCCACAGGAAACGAAGTCTTAACCGCAGCTGTAGCTAAATAA